The Rosa rugosa chromosome 1, drRosRugo1.1, whole genome shotgun sequence genomic sequence GGTATTCCCCATTGTGTTGGTACACTACAAAAAATATGTCCTTTTCCGACTGACTTTTTCCGACCAAATCCTTTTTTGGTCGGAAGTGACAGTATTTCCGACCACAAATTTTTGCCCGTTGGAAATACAAATTTTGGATGACCATTATTTCCGACGGCAAACAACCTCTCGGAAAAAGTTTAGAGGAGGTATGTACAACAAATAGTTTCGGATAGAATCTgccttattttttttcattcattaaTGTTTAGCTTTCACCTTATTATTTAAATCTTGCAGATTGATAAGACTGAGTTGAACCGAGTCCAATAGAGATGTTTAGAAGGTTTCATATTTCTAAGCCTAAAGATGGAAAACCGGAACATTGGCAGAGTGAGAAGGCAAAGGATCTTTATGTATGttttagtattttttttataattctcCTTGACATTATAGTACGTACTTATATTAGTTATATATGTTTTCTTTGAAGGAATGTATGGAATTGCAAAAACATATAgaggagactttgggtggtgaTGGCGAAGACGAATTGGATGATTGGGACATATACAAGGAGGTGGTTGGTGGGTCTAAACATGACAAAATTCGTGGCTTAGGTGACGGAATGGAACCACCTGAAGATGTGTGCGGTTCGAGTAGCACCTAAACTTGCAATAAGCGCGCGTGCTTGGAACGTGACAAGGAGTTTGGACAAGTGAAACAACAAGTTGAAACTCTTACGGATGTGGTGGCCGATTTGAAACAAGCCCTTCAAACTTTAATGGCAAATAGTTCAAGTCATTCTCAATTTGTGAGAGAATCACCATCTTCGGTACGTGATTGCATATTCTGCTTGTTTAAACATGATAATGATTTCGAAATAATAGTTAACGTGCAAGAGAGGTACATTAATTTCTGTCTTTCACTAGTTACCTCAAAATGATGTCGTTCAATCATATTCTAGCTCTTATTCTAGCTCCGGCAGCAGCAGCAGTATATACTTGCACTTTTTTTTCAAAGTGTTGTTGGGCGTATGTTAAGTTTTGTTATTGTGTTATTCATGTATAACCTATATTGTATTTATGTGTTACAGCCTGCTTCTACTAATGGAGATTCTGAAACACATGCACCTTGATCCCTACTACGAGCTACTACTTATAAGGTCCTGGAAGaaacttttatttgtttttagtttGGTATTGCTCTCGTACTATTTCTATTGTTATGGATGATGCTATTTTTCCTATGTATTAAGACTATGCAGTTTGAATTCAATAAATTACTCaaatcttcactatgtatctatTTGGTGAGAAAATTTAATTTGTGAGAAAATTCTAATATTTAAAATTAAATGTAATCGCATTTACTATATTTATTCCGATTGTCGATGAGCCATTTCCGACAACATTTTATGAATAAATCATATTCGTCGGTAAAAGTTATCTGTATAGACGGAAATATCCCACAAAGCAAATATGTCATTGAAAATACTCAAATTATGATTCCCGCCAAAATTCGTTAGTCGGAAATATTTATTCCGACGAAAGGATTGGTACATATGTCGTAGGAAAAAGTTTTCCGACAACTCTTGGGGTCGGAATCCGACGAAAAATATGGTCGGAAATAATTCGTCGGAAATGCAATTATTTCCAACGAAAAATCTTAATTTCGTCGACTTTTTTCGGACGAAACAAACATTAATTCCGATCAAACCGAGACTCAAATCCGACGGTGATATTCGTCGGAAATGGTCAAGCATTTCAGACGGTTGGTCGGAAGAAATTTATTTCCGACCATAGAATTTCCGACGACTTTTAGTCGGAAAGGGTATTTCTGACGAAAATACCCTATTTCCGACCATTTTTCGTCGTCAGAAATTACCGTCTGTGTTGTAGTAATTTGAGTCGCTTGAAATCTGAAGAAAAATTAAGATGCTTTATTCAGTGATGGCATTTACACTCAACGGGGAGCAACCATGCAATTGGAGGTAGTGTCAAAGGGAAGTGCTTTATCATGGGCTTATGGCTCCATTCTGTACCTTGTTAACAGTCTGGATCTCTCAAACAATTCCTTAGCAGGAGAGATGCCCGAGGAGTTAACAAGCCTGATAAAGTTGGCCACCTTGAATCTGTCCTCGAATCATTAATTTGACAGGAACAATCCCAGCAACGATTGGCAACTTGGTGAAAATAGAAATTCTTGATTTATCGACAAACAAACTTTCTGGTTCAATTCCACCAAGCATGGTTTCTATGACATTTTTGGTCCATCTGAACCTGTCATATAATAAATTGTCTGTGGGACAATTCCCACAAGTAACCAGTTTAACACCTTTGTTGATCCATCCATTTATAAAGGCTATGCTGCTCTTTGTGGGTATCCGTTGTCAAATGGTTGCCGAGACAATGAAGAAACACCTCACTACCTCAGGTTCCAAGTGAAGATGGACAAGACGGTGATGATAGTGAACTCGAAAAGCTATATATGGTTGATCATCTGCATGGTGATAGCTAGGTTTCATTGTGGGGTTCTGGGGAGTTTGTGGGAGTTTGGTCATTAACAAGTCCTGGAGACATGCCTATTTCAACTTCCTTGACAAAGTAAAGTATGCTCTGATTGATTTTATCTCAGCCATTGGCAAGCATCTGCAGAAAAGATAGAGGGGCACAGAAGAATTTTAAAGCAATGTTTATCtgtttttgtttattgattcAGTAAATAAAGCAATGTATGTATTGTTCTTCCCTTTATAATTTGCAAGTTTTTCTACTTGCCAAGAGCTTTGTAAGCATGTACTGGAGTACCATATATATTTAAGCAAATTCTACGGTCCTCAAGAGCATTGCATGTGTTGCGTTTATCAATTGTTAAAACTTTCGGGTAAACATAATTTGCGTAGCTCAGTAGTAGTATTGACATGTAGTTACTTAACCAccttaacattttttttttgagagagtgTGGGTGTCAATCCATTGTTAACAGCCTTGATCTCTCAAACAATTACTTATCAGGAGAGATGCCTGTGGAGCTAACAAGCCTTATAAGGTTGGGAACCTTGAATTTGTCCAAGAATCATTTGACAGGAATTATTCCAGCAAAGATTGGGAAATTGGAGTGGATAGAGACTCTTGATCTATCAATGAATCAACTTTCAGGATCAATTCCACCGAGCATGGTGTCTTTAACATTTTTGAACTATCTCAACCTGTCATACAATCACTTGTCTGGAAAAGTCCCAACAGGTAACCAATTTAGCACTCTACTTGATCCATCAATTTATAAAGGCAATGCTGCTCTTTGTGGGTATCCTTTGCCAAATGGTTGCCGAGACAATGAAGAAACACCTCAGGTTCCAGGTGAAGAAGGACAACAAGGTGATGATAGTGGACTCGAAAAGCTATGGTTGATCGTCAGCATTGTGATAGGTTTCATTGTGGGGTTCTGGGGAGTTTGTGGGAGTTTGGTGATTAACAAGTCCTGGAGACATGCCTATTTCAACTTCCTTGACAAAGTGAAGTATGCTCTGATTGATTTTGTATCAGCCATTGGCAGGCATCTGCAGAAAAGATCGAGGGGCACAGAAGACTTTTAAAGCAATGTTTACTCtgtttttgtttattgattcAGCAAATAAAGCAATGTATGTATTGTTCTTTCCTTTATAATTTGATTCAGCAAATAAAGCAATGTATGTATTGTTCTTTCCTTTATAATTTGTAAGTTTTTCTACTTGCCAAGAGCTTTGTAAGCCTGTAATTAATGAAGTAGTAACCATATTTAAGCAAATTCTACATTACTACTCTAAAATCTTCTACAATCCTCGAGAGCATTACATGTGTTGCATGCGTTTATCAATTGTTAGAACTGTCGGGTTTAAGGTTTAGCATGCGTATTAACATGTAGTCTCTCCACTTAACCACCTTAAAATATTTCGATACTATTTAttcaaaaatagaaaatatgTCTGATATTATTATGATTGAACCATTGAGTTACATTTCTTATGTTGTTACGTCTCTTTTTTAATGAATTTTCAGTGCACATATTTGATTTGCATAGAAAACACAATTAACCAAATCTACTTTTataataaattcaaatgttCATTGAACATGGTAGAGTCTTTGTTCCCTGCAAATTAGTGAAAATTATCCTCTATTATTTCTATGATTCTCATTTAAACTTTTGTAATGTGAGCACCACAATTAAGTGCATTGGCGGACAGAGCAATTCATCTTTCCGGGACTAGGAGATAACTTCTACTTTGTTCTTCTGCACTTGAATTTTATTAATCTTTCTAGGTTTATTCTACCTCCAGATGTCCTTTTAACAATTATAACTATATTAATATATGCatacttcttttctttcaaaaaaaaaaaaatagtagaatTGTACTTATTTTACATGATGAAGAGCCAGGCCAGTTAGTTACCACGTTTAAATTACCGTTGGGATATTTCTATCGGCATTTTCATCCAACAGTGTAATACTATCCATTCCCGCCACGCAGCAGCAGCGGCGGAACCATGCCTCTCTGCTTCCTCTCCCCCCGTCTTCCTCCTCCGCCACTCATAACCTGCCGCGTGTCCCAATCCTCACTCCGCACCCTACTTCCTTCTCCGTCACCGTCACCGTCACCGCcgtctctctcactctcactaaGCCCTAACTCAACCCCACCGCCGTCGCTAACCTGCGCCCTCCACTGCCCACACTTCGAACTGTAACTCCCCGACTCTCATCCCTAACCTcctttcttctcctcatctAATTTTCCGCCGCCTCCATTTTCAGGTGCTCCGGCTGCACTCACGAGTTCAATCTCCACCGTCCGGCCGTCGTCGACGAGGCTACCGAGTTCTTCAAGTCCCTAGGCCTCTCCGATTTCACATTCGATAGTTGCAAACTGGTTATTGCCTTCAATTCCATTGATTCATGCCTTTTTAACTATTCTATTTTTGCTAGTACGTACTGAGGTTTTGACTGGTCTTGTGTTCAGTGGGGATGGCGGTGCCGTGCGAAATTGGCCGTTCGCGGCTCCTCGGAGCACCCTCTGATTGGGCTGTATCAGGAGGGCACTCATAATATAGTTGATATTCCTGACTGCAAAGGTGTCAATGCCGATAGCTTTCTTTAGTGTATTTTGATATGTTCATTTCCGCGGTATAGTTTCTCGTTTTTAATTTGACTTTGATCTCTTTGTGCAGCTCATCATCCGAATATCAATGCCGCGGTAGAGCTGCTTAAGAAAGGTCTGTTCTGCATTACTAAGTCTCAATAAGTTTTATgctttaaggttttttttttttttttttagtgttaAATTTTGATTGTTAGTTATTTGTATGATTTTCAGGGATTACTGCACTAAAGATTGAGCCATATGACGAAGATGAGGGGACCGGTGATCTGCGATATGTGCAGGTGAGTAATGGGATACTAGATGTGGTGTAGTTTGTAAGTTATTGGGTGATTGAATCAATGGTGGTGTCTGCAGATGGCTGTGACAACATACAGTACATCTCTTCCTGCTGCCGAAAGATATAGAAATGGTTAGTAGCTGACTTCTATTATATGTCGTTCTTAGAGTGAGATGCACAGAGTGATCAGAAATATGATCAGGCATTAATTGGTTATGTTCTATTTTCTTTATAGGTAAAGTGCAGGTATCTTTAGTATGGAATTCGAGAAATGAAACCTCCCCAAATTCAGAGAAACTGCAAGCCTTGGCCAATGTGAGCTACCTCCTTTATGTCCTGCAAATTGAatattttcttatatatgtttATATTGATCTGTGGTCTGTATGCTGGTTTCTAGTTTATATGGAGGAATGGTGGGCCAAGGAACAATGTCCATCTGATTCACTCTGTGTGGGCTAACTTTCAGACATCAAGTAACAATGTGAGTGCGAAGGGTTATTAATTATCAGTCTCATTTGATTGGTCTTCAATATACATGTTTTCACCTGGTGATGCAGATAATCTTTGGGAATAGATGGAGACATCTTTTAGGAGAAAGAGACTTTTGGGAGCATGTCGGAGGAATTGATATTTCCTTGGCTCCATCCAGTTTTGGCCAAGCAAACACACGGGTACTTTAAACTCATAATCTGACTAGTGAAGTTTGATTGAAATGCTTGACTTCATGTACAATTTATCCACTACTGTCAATGCTGAATATAGAGGAATCAAACCCACGTCAAGTCTTAAAATTACTCATGTACATATTATAATATCATTGTTAGTGTCCAACTGGAGCCTTAAGGTGTCAGAAAACATAGAGGTGTCAATGCTGAATATAGAGGAATCAAACCTATGTCAAGTCTTAGGCAAGGTGTCAATGCTAAATCAAACCCACGTCAAGTCTTAAGGTGTCAGAAAACATGTTTTCTGGCACTTTATCTTTTGGAAATTTAACAACAATACCTATTAGTCTTCAATTCATTGTAACAGATttacttaaatcaccttgcctAATGCTAGTTTATCCCAGGCATTTGATACCCTGCTCCGGAAGCTACAAAGGTATGTCCCTCTTGGAGCATCTGTTGCTGATTTGTATGCAGGAGCAGGTGTTATCGGATTATCATTGGCTGCTACAAGAAAATGCAGGCAAGAATTTAAGATATCTGTAAATGCACAGTATTAAAACTCAGAAGTCTCGAACTTTATAAAGTGAAACTTTCTAATTGTTTTCTAGGTCTGTGAGATGCATTGAGATTAACAAAGAATCAAAGCTATCCTTTGAGAAGACGGTTGACCGCCTGTCAAACATAGTAGATAGCAGCATCAGCTGGCATCATGCAGACACTTCTAAGGTTAATACCCTGGGAAAGTTCATGATCATATATTTTATGAGCTTTTCTACTTATGGTCTCATACATATGCAGCTCTGTATTCTTCAAATTTATATCTTATTGGAAATAGTGTTTAATTTACTTACTATTTAATATGTCAATTCTTGAAAGGTGAAGATATTAGAAGGTGTACAAAGCAATGTTGTCATAGTTTTATTGGAGATTTCTTCCTT encodes the following:
- the LOC133734648 gene encoding receptor-like protein EIX2; its protein translation is MPVELTSLIRLGTLNLSKNHLTGIIPAKIGKLEWIETLDLSMNQLSGSIPPSMVSLTFLNYLNLSYNHLSGKVPTGNQFSTLLDPSIYKGNAALCGYPLPNGCRDNEETPQVPGEEGQQGDDSGLEKLWLIVSIVIGFIVGFWGVCGSLVINKSWRHAYFNFLDKVKYALIDFVSAIGRHLQKRSRGTEDF
- the LOC133726740 gene encoding uncharacterized protein LOC133726740, translated to MPLCFLSPRLPPPPLITCRVSQSSLRTLLPSPSPSPSPPSLSLSLSPNSTPPPSLTCALHCPHFELCSGCTHEFNLHRPAVVDEATEFFKSLGLSDFTFDSCKLWGWRCRAKLAVRGSSEHPLIGLYQEGTHNIVDIPDCKAHHPNINAAVELLKKGITALKIEPYDEDEGTGDLRYVQMAVTTYSTSLPAAERYRNGKVQVSLVWNSRNETSPNSEKLQALANFIWRNGGPRNNVHLIHSVWANFQTSSNNIIFGNRWRHLLGERDFWEHVGGIDISLAPSSFGQANTRAFDTLLRKLQRYVPLGASVADLYAGAGVIGLSLAATRKCRSVRCIEINKESKLSFEKTVDRLSNIVDSSISWHHADTSKEPLSWIMGSDVLVVDPPRKGLDASLIDALRSISSIKDKARSSSESSSSKDKDEKRPWMLRAREDSIQIGSKMTSEDSKVLPKTLIYISCGWESFKEDCEDLLSSKGWRLEKAHGFNFFPGTQSIEVLAVFKRGQSVDPKKKKSGKKKKRL